One part of the Paenibacillus silvisoli genome encodes these proteins:
- a CDS encoding cache domain-containing sensor histidine kinase, producing MKPLWSYMQHLNQQFRSKIILSFFIVISLTAFIMGYSYYRIMSNELEASTLQGLEKLTEQTIDTLNLHFKTIGNTGYSYFSDTSLQKFLDAEEPDFEIQQYYRNKLASQKIQNPLISFIAITDLKGEQISSYYYYNDGVRKLLDKEQEGLYEKALFLDGVPLWHVSYTTISTTVVPVKTISYIQLLKRITMNAQHPIGYIKIDIDPRVLEKIFLAMQNDDGSSSYIIDKTGTIVYSRNEGEIGASIAGTPLFDSYKSARASNQYVDFRFQDRDDRTNIGFYHNLGFADYVVIGSVPLDRILQKVDTFRNTLIVIAAISFLIAMLLGSLIAAGVTRPLKELNKKMKLVEMGDFQAFIQVKGNDELSTIQHSFNKMTSEISTLISKVYETELLKKEAEIKALQSQINPHFLYNTLSTIDSISSIHGDERISYICMALGKMLRYNLNGGSIATIKEEMDHLNQYLSIYKIRFPEKFHFEIMTDDQIESLILPKFLIQPLVENAIIHGLEQKVGYKFVRVTLMSLDEHSLQIIIEDNGVGMEPAMIELFHRKLSDPHDIMTRQISSSRTMIGMANVFKRIQMYYGSDPQVTIDSKPGAGTRIYFVLPKQTAGGGSVESVNRG from the coding sequence TTGAAACCGTTGTGGTCTTACATGCAGCATCTGAACCAGCAGTTCCGCAGCAAAATCATCCTATCCTTCTTCATCGTCATCAGCCTCACGGCTTTCATTATGGGTTACTCCTATTACCGGATTATGAGCAACGAGCTCGAAGCCTCCACGCTGCAAGGGCTGGAGAAGCTGACGGAGCAGACGATCGACACGCTGAATCTCCATTTCAAAACGATCGGCAATACCGGGTACAGCTATTTCAGCGACACGTCGCTCCAGAAATTTCTCGACGCCGAAGAGCCTGATTTTGAAATCCAGCAATACTACCGGAACAAGCTCGCATCCCAAAAAATTCAAAACCCGCTCATCTCCTTCATCGCCATCACCGATCTGAAAGGCGAGCAGATCAGCAGCTACTACTATTACAATGACGGCGTGCGGAAGCTGCTCGATAAAGAGCAGGAAGGTCTGTACGAGAAGGCGCTCTTTCTAGACGGCGTTCCGCTCTGGCACGTATCGTATACGACGATCAGCACCACCGTTGTACCGGTGAAAACGATCAGCTACATCCAGCTGCTCAAGCGCATCACGATGAATGCGCAGCATCCGATCGGCTACATCAAGATCGACATCGACCCCCGCGTATTGGAGAAAATCTTTCTCGCCATGCAGAACGACGACGGCAGCAGCAGCTACATTATCGATAAAACCGGCACGATCGTTTATTCCCGCAACGAGGGCGAGATCGGAGCCTCCATCGCGGGCACGCCTTTGTTCGACAGCTATAAGAGCGCGAGAGCGTCCAACCAGTACGTGGATTTCCGGTTCCAGGACCGGGATGACCGGACCAACATCGGCTTCTACCATAACCTTGGCTTCGCCGATTACGTGGTGATCGGCAGCGTGCCGCTTGACCGTATTTTGCAAAAGGTCGATACGTTCCGGAACACGCTGATCGTCATTGCCGCCATCAGCTTCCTGATCGCGATGCTGCTCGGCTCTCTCATTGCCGCCGGCGTTACGCGCCCGCTCAAGGAGCTCAACAAGAAGATGAAGCTGGTCGAGATGGGCGACTTCCAAGCCTTCATTCAGGTAAAAGGAAACGACGAGCTATCCACGATCCAGCATAGCTTCAATAAGATGACCTCGGAGATCAGCACCCTGATTTCGAAGGTGTACGAAACGGAGCTGCTTAAGAAGGAAGCCGAGATTAAGGCGCTGCAATCGCAAATTAATCCGCATTTTCTGTACAACACGCTCAGCACGATCGACAGCATCTCCTCCATCCATGGCGATGAACGGATTTCGTACATCTGCATGGCGCTCGGGAAGATGCTCCGCTATAACCTCAACGGCGGAAGCATCGCGACCATTAAAGAAGAGATGGATCATCTCAATCAATATTTGTCCATCTATAAAATCCGGTTTCCGGAAAAGTTCCATTTCGAAATCATGACCGATGATCAGATCGAATCGCTGATTCTGCCCAAGTTTCTCATCCAGCCGCTTGTCGAGAACGCCATCATTCACGGCTTGGAGCAGAAGGTCGGCTATAAATTCGTCCGCGTCACGCTGATGAGCCTGGACGAGCATTCGCTGCAAATCATCATCGAGGATAACGGCGTCGGGATGGAGCCGGCCATGATCGAGCTGTTCCACCGGAAGCTGAGCGATCCGCACGATATTATGACCCGTCAAATCTCTTCTTCGCGGACGATGATCGGCATGGCCAACGTCTTCAAACGGATTCAGATGTATTACGGCAGCGATCCTCAAGTGACCATCGACAGCAAGCCCGGGGCCGGGACGCGCATTTACTTTGTTTTGCCAAAGCAGACGGCAGGAGGTGGTAGCGTTGAAAGTGTTAATCGTGGATGA
- a CDS encoding response regulator: MLIVDDEPLLREGLIRKIAWEPLGLQLAGEAGDGFEAMFQLANCQPDIVLTDVRMPGMDGLQFINSARTNFPRTKFVIISGFDEFEYVREALLYNVRDYLLKPIDKEKLNTLLEGICEELRKEQLEAADRSRLTELDDMIRQSNLQPLDFQLTHLISEQEARWDGIPAGLMQCAAFAGASVKIVYRNESSRFQENEEPLARFAIQNIIENTLATEAGLQFLPFKHAYHTEEIIVFLGSERELALPRLVEMFRQTAEWIKQHLGLVISVGIGGVKSGMTQLRLSCMEARKALQNRLLFGNGNVYIDSETESATASSYPRVFVQAERALSAMLEEGRHQEFLDYAGQLFHKLSETSGARYEQVEYLYTDIIHMLRKHAAKTATDLPNWNLGTPIANLDSLTSWKDIISIIEQQLERLSGLLNRSADQSCDEIIESVKQYIEVHYAEELSLQWVGETYFIHPNYFSKRFKTVVGSSFNDYLTKVRIDRSKELLRTTTLKIARISQLVGYDDQNYFCNVFKKVTGISPSAYRS, translated from the coding sequence GTGTTAATCGTGGATGATGAGCCGTTGCTTCGCGAAGGGCTTATTCGCAAAATCGCTTGGGAGCCGCTTGGCCTGCAGCTCGCCGGGGAAGCCGGCGACGGGTTCGAGGCGATGTTTCAGCTGGCGAACTGCCAGCCGGACATCGTCTTGACCGACGTCCGCATGCCCGGCATGGACGGGCTGCAGTTCATCAACTCCGCCCGCACCAACTTCCCGCGGACGAAATTCGTTATCATCAGCGGGTTCGACGAGTTCGAGTATGTGCGCGAGGCGCTGCTCTATAATGTGCGCGACTATTTGCTCAAGCCAATTGACAAAGAGAAGCTGAACACGCTGCTGGAGGGCATCTGCGAGGAGCTGCGCAAAGAGCAGCTGGAGGCTGCCGACCGGAGCCGGCTGACGGAGCTGGACGATATGATCCGGCAGAGCAATCTGCAGCCGCTTGATTTTCAGCTGACGCACCTGATTTCCGAGCAGGAAGCAAGGTGGGACGGCATCCCTGCCGGCTTGATGCAGTGCGCCGCTTTCGCCGGCGCCTCCGTCAAAATCGTGTACCGCAACGAATCGTCGCGGTTTCAAGAAAACGAGGAGCCGCTTGCCCGTTTCGCCATTCAAAATATTATCGAGAACACGCTGGCGACCGAGGCCGGTCTGCAGTTTCTGCCCTTCAAGCACGCGTACCACACGGAGGAGATCATCGTCTTCCTCGGCTCGGAGCGCGAGCTGGCGCTGCCGAGGCTCGTCGAGATGTTTCGTCAGACGGCGGAGTGGATCAAGCAGCATCTCGGGCTTGTCATCTCCGTCGGCATCGGCGGCGTCAAGAGCGGGATGACGCAGCTTCGCCTCTCTTGCATGGAAGCGCGCAAGGCGCTGCAGAACCGTCTATTGTTTGGCAACGGCAACGTGTACATCGACAGCGAGACGGAGTCCGCGACCGCTTCTTCGTATCCGCGCGTCTTCGTCCAAGCCGAGCGCGCGTTGAGCGCGATGCTTGAGGAAGGCCGGCATCAGGAGTTTCTCGATTATGCGGGCCAGCTGTTCCACAAGCTGTCGGAAACGTCCGGCGCGCGCTATGAGCAGGTCGAGTACTTGTACACGGACATCATTCATATGCTGCGCAAGCACGCCGCGAAGACGGCGACCGATCTGCCCAATTGGAATTTGGGCACGCCGATCGCCAATTTGGACAGCTTGACCAGCTGGAAGGACATTATCTCGATCATCGAGCAGCAGCTTGAACGGCTGAGCGGCCTGCTGAACCGGAGCGCGGATCAATCCTGCGACGAAATCATCGAGAGCGTGAAGCAGTATATCGAGGTCCATTACGCGGAGGAGCTGTCGCTGCAATGGGTGGGGGAAACGTACTTTATCCACCCGAACTATTTCTCCAAGCGGTTCAAAACCGTCGTCGGCAGCAGCTTCAACGACTATTTGACGAAGGTGCGGATCGACCGCTCGAAGGAGCTGCTGCGCACGACGACGCTCAAGATCGCCCGCATCTCGCAGCTGGTCGGCTATGACGACCAGAACTATTTCTGCAATGTGTTTAAGAAGGTGACGGGAATCAGCCCGTCGGCTTATCGGAGTTGA
- a CDS encoding Bax inhibitor-1/YccA family protein, producing the protein MLGRSGNPTLNDKSFEKSGPHIGSDRMTIEGTVNKAFITLAILLGGAFATWSMYFNGQNVTPYAIGGAIGGLILALIISFKPTTAPFLVPVYGALEGAFLGALSASYEVRFNGITMQAALITMCVFVALLLAYKTRLIKATENFKLGVFAATAGIALVYLVSIVLGLFGVAVPYLRDNSLIGIGISLVIVVVAALNLVLDFDFIEQGANRGAPKFMEWYGAFGLMVTLVWLYIEILRLLSKLRSR; encoded by the coding sequence GTGCTAGGAAGAAGCGGCAATCCAACGTTGAACGACAAGTCGTTCGAGAAATCCGGTCCGCATATCGGTTCCGACCGGATGACGATCGAAGGCACGGTGAATAAGGCTTTTATTACGCTGGCGATCTTGCTGGGCGGCGCGTTTGCTACATGGTCGATGTACTTTAACGGGCAAAATGTAACGCCATACGCGATCGGCGGCGCGATCGGCGGCCTGATCCTGGCGCTGATCATCAGCTTCAAGCCGACGACGGCTCCGTTTCTCGTGCCGGTCTACGGCGCGTTGGAAGGCGCTTTTCTAGGCGCGTTGTCCGCCTCCTATGAAGTGAGGTTTAACGGCATTACGATGCAGGCCGCGCTGATCACGATGTGCGTCTTCGTCGCGCTGCTGCTTGCTTACAAAACAAGGCTGATCAAAGCGACCGAGAACTTCAAGCTGGGCGTATTCGCGGCAACCGCCGGCATCGCGCTCGTGTACCTCGTCAGTATCGTACTCGGCTTGTTCGGCGTAGCGGTTCCGTATTTGCGCGACAACAGCTTGATCGGCATCGGCATTTCGCTCGTGATCGTCGTTGTCGCCGCTTTGAATCTCGTGCTCGATTTCGACTTCATCGAGCAAGGGGCGAACCGGGGAGCGCCGAAGTTCATGGAATGGTACGGCGCATTCGGGCTGATGGTGACGCTGGTGTGGCTGTATATTGAAATATTGCGGCTGCTCTCGAAGCTTCGCAGCCGATAA
- a CDS encoding sensor histidine kinase has translation MRLNTRIIITFSLAVILVMINNASYYWYTKKLLTDDLTLRMASTADQIRTSIEQSEEGSYYAEDLVGEKLRMAAIAVQAQLDLNIDRISNEQLRALAAKVGIDGISLMTRVPAGDDIGVVKSSEPNELRIKSTKAFGYWYTAYHQLLTQHEVTIPEGQKLEHFWSGISEVPANGSSEVTKFGFYNDGTTDYVIGVFVNAGQIKKYKQITGSDTIVQKTLSSNPDIIEIAGLNGLTFGKSLKTYTDNNGNAFVSVYDQPILFGSYQIKLSDDMASFREAVETGQTISVTGKWKGKSVLKTFVYVPAETKAAQVQRDLPYVIEIVTDYAATERTLNVQLLRLSLLVALYTFVSLLCIFFVFRYVNKSKESAVQSTQELYIQNMDTLFTEIRSQRHDFLNHVQTMYAMLSRGKQADQKRYMEELIEEINEVNDIIRIGNPAVAALIQAKLAQAMRARILFEYHFTGLEGLALGVKSVDIVKIIGNLIDNACDEVSGLPLEQRHVSVKGWSEAGMLVFVISNPIEAACDQAQIDRMFSPGYSTKGGDGGHQGIGLAVVRERVDFYKGTINVNAEDGYIHFRLEIPML, from the coding sequence ATGAGACTCAACACTCGTATTATCATCACGTTCAGCTTAGCCGTCATCCTTGTCATGATTAACAATGCCTCCTACTATTGGTATACGAAAAAGCTGCTGACCGACGATTTAACGCTGCGCATGGCATCGACGGCCGATCAGATCCGGACCTCGATCGAGCAGTCGGAGGAAGGCTCTTATTATGCGGAGGATCTGGTCGGCGAGAAGCTTCGCATGGCCGCGATTGCGGTTCAGGCGCAGTTGGACCTCAACATAGACCGGATTTCGAATGAGCAGCTGCGAGCGCTTGCGGCGAAGGTCGGCATTGACGGCATCTCGCTCATGACGCGCGTTCCGGCCGGCGATGATATCGGCGTTGTGAAGTCTTCCGAGCCCAATGAGCTGCGAATCAAGAGCACCAAAGCTTTTGGCTACTGGTATACGGCCTACCATCAGCTATTGACGCAGCATGAGGTCACCATTCCGGAGGGTCAGAAGCTCGAGCACTTCTGGTCCGGCATCTCCGAGGTTCCGGCTAACGGCTCAAGCGAAGTGACCAAGTTCGGCTTTTATAATGACGGGACGACCGATTATGTGATCGGCGTATTCGTGAATGCCGGGCAAATCAAGAAATATAAACAAATTACGGGCAGCGATACGATCGTGCAAAAGACGCTCTCCTCCAATCCGGATATTATCGAGATTGCGGGATTAAACGGGCTTACGTTCGGCAAGTCGCTGAAAACGTACACGGACAATAACGGCAATGCCTTCGTATCCGTCTATGATCAGCCGATCTTGTTCGGCTCCTATCAGATCAAGCTTTCGGACGACATGGCGAGCTTCAGAGAAGCGGTCGAGACGGGGCAGACGATTAGCGTCACCGGGAAGTGGAAGGGCAAATCGGTGCTCAAAACGTTCGTCTACGTACCTGCCGAAACGAAGGCGGCTCAGGTGCAGCGGGACCTGCCCTATGTCATCGAAATCGTCACCGACTATGCCGCCACCGAACGAACGCTGAACGTGCAGCTGCTTCGGCTGTCGCTGCTTGTTGCGCTCTATACGTTTGTCAGCCTGCTGTGCATATTCTTCGTTTTCCGCTATGTGAATAAGAGCAAAGAAAGCGCCGTCCAATCGACCCAGGAGCTGTATATTCAAAATATGGACACGCTGTTCACGGAAATCCGCAGCCAGCGGCACGACTTCCTGAACCATGTGCAAACGATGTATGCCATGCTGTCGAGAGGGAAGCAGGCCGATCAGAAGCGATACATGGAAGAGTTGATCGAGGAAATCAACGAGGTCAACGATATTATTCGCATCGGGAACCCTGCCGTGGCCGCGCTCATCCAAGCGAAGCTGGCGCAGGCGATGCGGGCGCGCATTTTGTTCGAGTATCATTTTACCGGACTGGAAGGTCTTGCGCTTGGCGTCAAATCGGTCGACATCGTGAAAATCATCGGAAATCTCATCGACAACGCTTGCGACGAGGTTAGCGGGCTGCCGCTGGAGCAGCGCCATGTCTCCGTGAAAGGCTGGTCGGAAGCGGGCATGCTGGTGTTCGTCATCTCGAACCCGATCGAGGCTGCATGCGACCAAGCGCAGATCGACCGTATGTTCAGCCCGGGCTACAGCACCAAAGGAGGCGACGGCGGGCATCAAGGCATCGGCCTTGCCGTGGTCCGGGAGCGCGTTGACTTCTACAAAGGCACGATAAATGTTAACGCGGAGGACGGTTATATTCACTTCAGGTTGGAAATTCCTATGCTATAA
- a CDS encoding NAD-dependent epimerase/dehydratase family protein produces the protein MKTIAVTGASGKLGGWVVGELLNQGYTVIALDNRRSDKLRCRQITVDLGNLGQVIGGVNGADAIIHLAAIPAPGSFPNEFVFSNNVQSTYNVLEAASVLGIRKVVHGSSESSYGFAWAPRKFDPDYFPVDEAHPQLPQECYGLSKIVNEQTGDMFHRRTGMEVAAMRYSLIATPDELRAFGERIRKPESFKKILWSYVDIRDAVSATLSALTTDGYGSVSLNITSSDTLSDWETERLLREFYPEVRDLRRSFAGREAIVSNEAACRVLNWKPEYSWQDSQ, from the coding sequence ATGAAAACGATAGCAGTAACCGGAGCAAGCGGGAAGCTGGGCGGGTGGGTCGTGGGCGAGCTGCTGAATCAGGGATATACCGTCATTGCGCTGGATAACCGGCGCTCCGACAAGCTTCGCTGCCGGCAAATCACGGTTGATCTGGGCAACCTCGGGCAAGTCATTGGCGGGGTGAACGGCGCCGACGCGATCATCCATTTGGCGGCGATTCCTGCGCCGGGCTCGTTCCCGAACGAGTTTGTTTTCTCTAATAACGTGCAGTCGACGTACAACGTGCTGGAGGCGGCTTCGGTGCTTGGCATCCGGAAGGTGGTGCACGGCTCGAGCGAATCCTCGTATGGATTTGCTTGGGCGCCGCGCAAATTCGATCCGGATTATTTTCCGGTCGACGAGGCGCATCCGCAGCTGCCGCAGGAATGCTACGGCTTGTCGAAGATCGTGAACGAGCAGACGGGCGACATGTTCCACCGCCGCACGGGCATGGAGGTCGCGGCGATGCGCTACTCGCTGATCGCGACGCCGGATGAGCTTCGAGCATTTGGGGAACGGATTAGGAAACCGGAGAGCTTCAAGAAAATACTGTGGAGTTATGTGGATATACGGGACGCCGTTTCCGCGACGCTCTCGGCGCTCACGACGGACGGCTACGGGTCGGTGTCGCTCAACATTACGAGCAGCGATACGCTCAGCGATTGGGAGACGGAGCGGCTGCTCCGGGAGTTTTACCCGGAGGTGCGCGATCTTCGCCGAAGCTTCGCGGGCCGCGAAGCGATCGTCAGCAACGAAGCGGCATGCCGCGTGTTGAATTGGAAGCCGGAATATTCGTGGCAGGATTCGCAATAG
- a CDS encoding enolase C-terminal domain-like protein: protein MSGTSTVIIYYDMHVCVQESEDWTVAKITGVKCIRTRQDGSWTIVKVTTDQDGLYGIGSATDIFNPEAVVQVVEQLFAPQLIGRDASQIEDIWQMMHTSSYWRHGSITQTAIGGIDMALWDIKGKEAGLPVYQLLGGACRSAVPCYGHADGRDIEELTEAVHRYVEEGYTVIRCQLGSYGGGGFVPAAKANVPNPSWSANVFNEAIYMNAIPAMFEKMRLTFGNDIQFTHDVHSHLQPIAAVQLSKRLDPYQLFFLEDVLPPEQIGWYRQLRQQSSTPQAVGELFTTPHEWTDLITERLIDFIRVRVSKGGGISACRKLAALGETFGVRTAWQEGGENDPVNQAAAVHLDRAVWNFGIQEINHFTDAECEAFPGHVERRGGHLYVSEKPGLGVDIDEEKAALLVDDKWNRAAYHKPYSLDRRPDGTLVRP, encoded by the coding sequence TTGAGCGGCACAAGCACGGTCATTATCTATTACGACATGCACGTCTGCGTGCAGGAATCGGAGGATTGGACAGTGGCAAAGATTACAGGCGTAAAATGTATTCGTACGCGGCAGGACGGCAGCTGGACGATTGTCAAAGTAACGACGGATCAGGACGGCTTATACGGCATCGGCTCGGCGACGGACATCTTTAATCCGGAGGCGGTCGTGCAGGTGGTGGAGCAGCTTTTCGCTCCGCAGCTGATCGGCAGAGACGCGAGCCAAATCGAGGATATCTGGCAGATGATGCACACGAGCAGCTATTGGCGCCACGGCTCTATTACGCAGACCGCCATCGGCGGCATCGACATGGCGCTGTGGGATATTAAGGGCAAGGAAGCGGGGCTGCCGGTGTACCAGCTGCTGGGCGGCGCCTGCCGTTCGGCCGTGCCGTGCTACGGCCATGCGGACGGGCGCGACATCGAGGAGCTGACCGAGGCGGTGCACCGCTACGTGGAGGAAGGCTACACCGTTATTCGCTGCCAGCTCGGTTCCTATGGCGGCGGCGGTTTTGTGCCGGCCGCGAAGGCGAACGTGCCGAATCCAAGCTGGTCGGCGAACGTGTTTAACGAAGCGATCTATATGAACGCCATTCCGGCGATGTTCGAGAAAATGCGGCTCACCTTCGGCAACGACATCCAGTTTACGCATGACGTGCACTCGCATTTGCAGCCGATTGCCGCGGTTCAGCTCTCCAAACGGCTGGACCCGTATCAGCTATTCTTCCTGGAGGATGTGCTGCCGCCGGAGCAAATCGGCTGGTACCGCCAGCTGCGGCAGCAATCGTCGACGCCGCAGGCGGTCGGCGAGCTGTTCACGACGCCGCATGAGTGGACCGATCTCATCACCGAGCGGCTGATCGATTTCATCCGCGTGCGCGTATCCAAAGGCGGCGGCATCAGCGCCTGCCGCAAGCTGGCCGCGCTCGGCGAGACGTTCGGCGTGCGCACCGCCTGGCAGGAGGGCGGGGAGAACGATCCGGTCAACCAAGCGGCTGCGGTTCATCTGGATCGCGCGGTATGGAATTTCGGCATCCAGGAAATCAACCACTTCACCGATGCCGAGTGCGAGGCGTTCCCCGGCCATGTCGAGCGTCGGGGCGGCCATCTTTATGTGTCCGAGAAGCCGGGGCTCGGCGTCGATATCGACGAGGAGAAAGCGGCGCTGCTCGTCGACGACAAGTGGAACCGCGCGGCGTATCACAAGCCGTATTCGCTGGACCGCAGGCCGGACGGCACGCTCGTTAGGCCATAA
- a CDS encoding DUF3502 domain-containing protein → MKKMRSKLPLLLSIVLMLSLVLSACSSGNDNNKNSDSSGTTTNDSTTGNSTNAATDDSTNAAADDSAKEQEEVTLKFYFGGDKKAATDEVWSAVSDYVKSKGLNVKFDINFIPFGDFKDKMLVMAASGDKWDMNFDGDWLSYKQMAAKGSYMALNDLLPKFAPNLFAKYQEQGTLTAATVNGQIVGLPWTMSMNQRKYAVWRVDLTDKAGITPAPDSIKTIEDLDAFLHKLKEAFPKDKLSRSTPLGIYMERDEWVDLGFHGMGFYLNDPAVKIQPVEQQPFYKEAALMAKKWYDDGIINRDAMIDKEDGAAQWRNGKMFYTDSSHEWVNANPGFADPSYKLSSSLLYPDKKYVNRTALANVVAINRNSEHADRVLQFLDMLETDKTLYDLVQYGIEGKTYVLDGEAANYPEGMQTTTSNYMEWGGQWALWKPQFMRPNPAYSKDFWVREAEFAALPVNVNSPVDGLFISEDNIKNEVAKRDQAVEEFHKPIEFGNAKDVDKAVADYIEKQKANGLDKIIAEAQKQIDAYLAAKK, encoded by the coding sequence ATGAAGAAGATGCGTTCCAAGCTTCCGCTGCTGCTTTCGATCGTACTGATGCTGAGCCTGGTGCTCTCGGCATGCAGCTCCGGCAATGACAACAACAAGAATAGCGATTCATCCGGTACGACGACGAATGATTCGACGACAGGCAACTCCACGAATGCGGCGACAGATGATTCCACGAATGCCGCGGCCGACGATTCGGCGAAAGAGCAAGAGGAAGTGACGTTGAAGTTCTATTTTGGCGGCGATAAGAAAGCGGCAACGGACGAAGTTTGGTCCGCCGTCAGCGACTACGTGAAGAGCAAAGGGCTTAACGTGAAATTCGATATCAACTTCATTCCGTTCGGCGACTTCAAGGACAAAATGCTCGTCATGGCCGCTTCCGGCGACAAATGGGACATGAACTTCGACGGCGACTGGCTGTCCTACAAGCAAATGGCGGCAAAAGGATCCTACATGGCGCTCAACGACCTGCTTCCGAAATTCGCGCCGAACCTGTTCGCGAAATATCAAGAGCAAGGCACGCTTACAGCCGCGACGGTCAACGGTCAAATCGTCGGCCTGCCTTGGACAATGAGCATGAACCAGCGCAAATACGCCGTATGGCGGGTAGACCTGACGGACAAAGCGGGCATTACGCCAGCTCCTGATTCCATCAAAACGATCGAAGACCTTGACGCGTTCCTGCACAAGCTCAAAGAAGCGTTTCCGAAAGATAAGCTGTCCCGTTCCACGCCGCTTGGCATCTACATGGAGCGCGACGAGTGGGTGGACCTTGGCTTCCACGGCATGGGCTTCTACCTGAACGACCCGGCTGTGAAGATTCAACCGGTCGAGCAGCAGCCGTTCTATAAAGAAGCGGCATTGATGGCGAAAAAATGGTACGACGACGGCATTATCAACCGCGACGCGATGATCGACAAAGAAGACGGCGCAGCGCAATGGAGAAACGGCAAAATGTTCTACACCGACTCCTCGCACGAGTGGGTGAACGCAAACCCGGGCTTCGCGGATCCTTCCTACAAGCTGTCGAGCTCGCTGCTCTACCCGGATAAGAAGTACGTAAACCGTACGGCGCTCGCGAACGTGGTGGCGATCAACCGCAACTCCGAGCACGCGGACCGCGTTCTGCAGTTCCTGGATATGCTCGAAACCGACAAAACGCTGTATGACCTTGTGCAATACGGCATCGAAGGCAAAACGTACGTCCTGGACGGCGAAGCGGCCAACTATCCGGAAGGCATGCAAACGACGACGTCCAATTACATGGAGTGGGGCGGCCAATGGGCGCTCTGGAAGCCGCAATTCATGCGTCCGAACCCGGCGTACAGCAAAGACTTCTGGGTGCGCGAGGCTGAATTCGCAGCGCTGCCCGTCAACGTGAACTCGCCGGTGGACGGACTGTTCATCTCCGAGGACAACATCAAGAACGAAGTGGCGAAGCGAGACCAAGCGGTCGAGGAATTCCATAAGCCGATCGAATTCGGCAACGCGAAGGACGTTGACAAAGCGGTAGCGGATTATATCGAGAAGCAGAAGGCGAACGGCCTGGACAAAATCATCGCCGAAGCGCAAAAGCAAATCGACGCGTACTTGGCTGCGAAGAAATAA
- a CDS encoding carbohydrate ABC transporter permease, which yields MPVKIKRISISQTIIVVIISLFSIACLIPFLMVITGSLATENDIINNGYSLFPKSVTLMSYKILLLGSNRIIDAYGISLLVTVAGTVLSVFLTSLGGYVMARRSFKYRNILSVYVIITMLFSGGLVPWYIVCVNYLHLKDTIFAMILPPLANAFNMFLIRNFLLSIPEDIYESAKMDGASEYRIYYRLIMPLSKPVLATVGLFVALGYWNDWFLGLMFVDKQELQPLQLLLRTLVSNVEFLRSSSNAADMQRISAQLPSESIKMALTVVTIGPIVFLYPFLQRYFVQGLMVGAVKG from the coding sequence ATGCCGGTCAAAATCAAACGGATCTCGATTTCGCAAACGATCATTGTCGTTATCATCTCCCTGTTCAGCATAGCCTGCCTGATTCCGTTTCTCATGGTCATCACCGGCTCGCTCGCGACGGAGAACGATATTATCAACAACGGCTACTCGCTGTTCCCGAAGAGCGTGACCCTCATGTCCTACAAAATCCTGCTGCTCGGCTCCAACCGGATCATTGACGCGTACGGCATCAGCCTGCTCGTCACGGTGGCCGGCACGGTGCTCTCGGTATTTCTTACCAGCTTGGGCGGCTACGTCATGGCGCGGCGCTCGTTCAAGTACCGCAACATCCTGTCGGTCTATGTCATCATCACGATGCTGTTCAGCGGCGGTTTGGTGCCGTGGTATATCGTCTGCGTCAACTACCTGCATTTGAAGGATACGATATTCGCGATGATTCTGCCGCCGCTCGCGAATGCGTTCAATATGTTTCTGATCCGCAACTTCCTGCTTTCCATCCCGGAGGATATCTATGAATCGGCCAAAATGGACGGCGCCAGCGAGTACCGCATCTACTACCGGCTCATCATGCCGCTATCCAAGCCGGTGCTCGCCACGGTCGGACTGTTCGTCGCGCTGGGCTACTGGAATGACTGGTTCCTCGGCCTGATGTTCGTCGATAAGCAAGAGCTGCAGCCGCTGCAGCTGCTGCTCCGAACGCTTGTCTCGAACGTCGAGTTCCTGCGAAGCTCGAGCAACGCCGCCGACATGCAGCGGATATCCGCCCAGCTGCCGTCCGAGTCCATCAAGATGGCGCTGACGGTCGTCACGATCGGCCCGATCGTGTTTCTGTACCCGTTCCTGCAGCGGTATTTCGTGCAAGGCTTGATGGTGGGCGCGGTGAAAGGGTAA